The window TCGGTCGTGCGCGGCCGCTACGTCTTTCACTTCGAGCCGGGGCTGCGACTGCGCGTGGCCGGCTGGCTCCGCGGGGTCGGCACCCCGGACTTCACGGAGCAGCGCGTGCTCCGCCTGCTGCTCGCCTCGCTCGACGTCGCGCCGCGCGCGGCGGAGCAACTCGTGGCCGAATCGGCGGGCCAGGTGCGGCAGATGCTGGCCTACGTCTTTTTCCAGCGCGAGCGCGGCCAGGCCGTGCACGCGCCCGGGCGGTACGTCGTCGACGGCGTCGCGAAGGGGTGGAGCTACGACGGGAACGAGGAATTCCAGCGCTGGTTCCGCGAGCGCGTCGCCCACGCGCGCCCGGCCCCGCGCCTCGCCGTCGGCGGCGACGCCGGCGCGTCGTCGGACCGCGCACCCGTGCTCGCTCCGCACCCCGCCACGCCCGCGGTCCTGAACGGCGGTGCCCCGGGAGCCGCCGTCGCCGCGGGGGGCGCGGTTACCCCGGCGCCGCGCGACGCCGTCGACCCGCTCCCGCTCGCCCTGCCGCCCCTGGGCGCCGACGAGTCGGGGTGGTGGGACGCCGTGCTGTGCGAGCTCCTCCCCGCCTGGCACCCGCTCGTGCGGGCGTACCTGGCGCGCGCGCGCCCGGCGTGCCGGACCGGCGTCACCCTGCTCGTCGTCGCCCACTCCGACGGCGAGAGTGCTCGGCTGTCGCGCGAGGCGCACCTCCTCTCCGACGCGCTCGCCCGGGCGTCGGCGGGCGCCGCGTGTGAGGTACTCGTGTTGAGCCCCCAGCAGTGGCGCGCGCGGGCGGCCGACGTCGGGGCGGCCGACGTCGGGGCGGCGGACGTTGGAGGGGCCGACGTGCGGACGTCCGATGGGGGCGAAGGCGGGCCCCCCCCGGTCCCCCAGCCCGCGGCCGTCGCCGGCCCGCGCGGCGTCGCGTAGCCCGCCGACCGACCCGTCCCGTTGTGCGGCACAACACCCGGTGCGTGGCGGCCGCGGCACGCCGCCGCTAGCATCCCGCGCAGTATCCCACGACGGCGGATCGCGCCGCCACTTCCGCCGCGGCGTCGCCCGGCGCCCCACCGCTTCCGGCTTCCCCTCGGTCCCTGATGGCCCGCGTCCTCGCGGTCGTAACGCAGAAAGGCGGCGTCGGCAAGACGACGACGGCTACCAACCTCGCCGCCGCCGTCGCCGGCCAGTACGCGCTTCGCACGCTGGTGCTCGACCTCGACCCGCAGTGCGACGCGACCGCGCTCCTGCTCGGCCACGAGGCCCACGCCCGCGCGTCGATCCGCGACGTGCTCTGGGAGCCGCGCCCCGCCGGGGACGTCATGGTCGCGTCCGCCTTCCACCCCGACCTGCTCGTCGTCCCGGGCTCCGGCGAGCTGGCCCACGACGAGAAACACGTCGGCCCCGCGCAGTGGGACGAGATCGCCCAGGACGCCCGCCTCACCCTCATCGGCGGTGTGCCCAAGGACGTCGACCTCGTCGTCATCGACACGCCCCCCTCGCTCGGCCTCTGGCTCCACTGCGCCCTTTCCGCCGCCGACGGCTACGTCCTCCTCGGCGAACCCGGGATCCTCTCGGCCCGCGGCATGGGCGCCTTCCTCGAGACCGCCGACCGGGTCGCGCAACACATCAACCCCGACCTCCGCCGACTCGGCGTCGTCGTCAACAACGTGCGCCCGACCGCCGAAGACGAGGGCTTCGTCTCCATGTACCGCCAGCAGTTCGGGGACGAGATCCTCGCCGTCATCCCGCAACGCACCGCGATCAAGGAGGCGGCGCGCCTCGCCACCCCCGTCGAATTCTTCGCCGGCGCGCCGCCCGACGCCCGGGGCAGCTACCGCGACATCGCCGCCCGCGTGCTCACCGAACTCGGACTCCCGCGCCGCGCCCGCCCGGTCCTCACCCCGCCTCGTCGGACGGGCGCGGGGCGGGGGGGCGGACCGGTCGTTGTGCCGCACAACCACGGCCCGCGCCCCCGACCGGCCAAGAGCGCCCTGCCGCCCGCGCCACCGCCGCCGGCCGACACCACACCGCGTCGGCGCCGGTCGGGCGGCGCGGCGGAGCAGGGCACGACGCCGGCCGCCGCTTCGGGAGCGTCGCGCCGTGGCTAAATCCGGCCGCCGCGACCGCAGCGCCGACATCGCACGGGTTGGCGCCCGGATCTTCCGCCGCCCGGACGCCCGGCCGGATGCCCGGCCAGACACGCAACCGGACGCCGTCGATCCGTCGGGGGCCGATCCGGCGGGCGGCGATGCGCCCACGGACGGGCAGGGGACCGCGCCCGGCGGGCAGCGCGCCCAGCACCCGGCAACCGCCGAGCGCACCGACCGCCGCACGCGCCGCGACGTGTTCGACCTCGACCCGCGTCGCGTCGTCGAGCGCGGGCCGTACATCCGCGAGTGGGACGAGCAGGGCGAGGAATTCGAACGCCTCGTCGAGGCGGTGCGCGCGCGAGGCGAGATCGACACGCCGATCTGGGTGCGCAGTCACGGGCCGACCGGCCGGCGCGAGTTCGTCCTCGTCGCGG is drawn from Gemmatimonadetes bacterium T265 and contains these coding sequences:
- a CDS encoding sporulation initiation inhibitor Soj; the protein is MARVLAVVTQKGGVGKTTTATNLAAAVAGQYALRTLVLDLDPQCDATALLLGHEAHARASIRDVLWEPRPAGDVMVASAFHPDLLVVPGSGELAHDEKHVGPAQWDEIAQDARLTLIGGVPKDVDLVVIDTPPSLGLWLHCALSAADGYVLLGEPGILSARGMGAFLETADRVAQHINPDLRRLGVVVNNVRPTAEDEGFVSMYRQQFGDEILAVIPQRTAIKEAARLATPVEFFAGAPPDARGSYRDIAARVLTELGLPRRARPVLTPPRRTGAGRGGGPVVVPHNHGPRPRPAKSALPPAPPPPADTTPRRRRSGGAAEQGTTPAAASGASRRG